AAAGGCCTCTTCCACCCGGGCCATCTTTTCTTCCCATTCTTTTAAAGATCTGGCCTGTTGTCTGACAATCGTCAATTGACTGGTCCGGGCATCAAGTGTTTGCGAGGCCTGTTTCAACTGCGTCTGTATGGGCATAAAGAAAAAATAATAATACGCCCCGCCGATCAGTGCCAGCGTACCCAGACAGATGAACAACCGGTTCCGGCGGCTCAGTTTTCCCACCCGGTCAAAAAAAACAGTTGTTTTTTGTCCGATCAAAGACCTTGGCGTTTCTTTATTTTTCTTTTGTGCCATTATTTTCCCTCTTTATTTTGGGTATCCGGCGCCAAAGGCTGCTTTCGGCATTTCAATTCAAATGCCTTTAAATTCATATTTCCGTCAAATCGTTTACTGACAGTCTGTTTCAGATCAATTTCCTGAAACAGATCTGAAGATTCCAGCTGTTTCATAAAATCGGCAATGGTGGGATTATCAAACGCAATACCTGTCAGAGTGACAGAACTTTCATCCGCATGGATACTTTCGAGCCACAATTTTTCCGGTATCATGCGTGACTGAAGATCTTCTATCAACAGCAGCTGTTCATCGCGTTTAAACTGAAGGGATTCAATGATTTTTAATTTGTCTTCCAGGATTTTGAACCGTTTTTTAATATCTTTGACCTGGTCCGCCTTTTTTTGATACACTGAAATTTCAGCATCCAGCCGTTGGATTTCACTTTGTTTTTGTGTCATCCGCCTGTCGATCCCCAGGGTATACCAGGTCATGCCCACAATCACCAGAATCACAGACAACAGAAATATCGACACCTGCTGACGGATATTTTCCCGTTTTCTGGCCACCCTGAACGGCAGCAGATTGATGCGTATCATTTGTCATCCACCCGGCGCAGGGCAAGCCCTAAAGCAATCGGTGCCAGAGGCCCCACCTGGGATATGTATGCCGCAGAAAACTTTTTTTCATCCAGTTCCAGCCCGGCAAACGGTTCGATAATAGACACCCTTGCATCCAGTTGGGTTTCCAGGCGCTCCAGAAACGGTTGAATGTAGGAACCACCGCCGCTGATAACGATGTTGGTGATCCGGTCCTCTTGGGCATTGCTTAAAAACGCATGAACCACATCTGAAATCTCCGAACACCAGACATCTGCCGCTTCCTGGAAAATGGCGGCCACAATTTCGGGATCCGGGGCCTCTGATACCGGGGCCTGCAAAATTTGTTCTGCGGACAGAAAATCGGTTTCAAACCGTTCGGCAATCTCCCGAATGATCTGAAAGGTCCCGGATCCATTATCCTGCATGATCATGGAAATATTGTTTTTAAGAATATTCAAAGATGTTTTTGAAGCCCCCACATCCAGCAGCAATGTCAGATCTTCCGGATCCAGGCCGGGCAGGGTTTCATAAATGTTTTGCAACGCAAAGGTATCCACGTCAATGATACTGGCAGTGAGACCTGCCATGTCCGTTAAGGCCATGTATTCCGCCACCAGATCTTTTTTCACCGCCACCAGCATCACATTGATCTGTTCGGATGAAAATTCACTTTCTCCCATGATCTGGTAATCGGTATTCACATCTTCAATATCATACGGGATATACTGTTCCGCCTCAGCCACAATGGTCTGTTGAAGATCTTTTTCCGGCACTTTGGTTGTATTGATGGTTTTAATGATCACGGACTGCCCTCCGGTGGAAATAGCCACTTTTTTCTCCCGGATCTTCAAGGATTTGAACAAGGTCCGGATGGTATCGGCCACTTCCGGCATATCCATGATCCGACCGTCCTCAATTGCGCCGGGAACTACAGGTATCATACCGAATTTTTTCAGGATGTTACCTTTTTTGGTCATCTGTATTTCAGCGGCCTTGATGGTGGCAGATCCGATATCCAGCCCCACAAGATGATCTTTTCTGTTAAATCCCATTACCCTGTTGTCCTTGCACCCACCATATCAGATTCCTTTATGGTTCAGGGCTTTCCTTGTTTTGTATTGATAACCCATGATATTTTCACTATAATCTGCTATGATATGTATTGAAAGTCAAGTATTATCATATATTTCATAAACTTGGAATAACCATAACCCCATAATTTTGTCAAATCGGAAAAAAACAATGATTAACAGACTGCAGGACGTCTTGTGAAAAATTTGTTTTCATCGCCACCCTTTCTTCAAAAGGAAAGACCGTTTGTTCTGGTCAAAGCGTTTACCATCGCCAGCCTGATCGTCATGCTGGCGGCAACGATCTTCATTGCCGCTCTCAATGCTCACTGGGTCAGAAACCTGCTTCTGGAAAAAAGCAAAGAGTACAATTCTTTGCTTGTGGAAAATCTGAATCACCAGATTTTTTTGAGGTTTGCCGCACCCGTGGCATTTAAATACGGCGAGATTAAACTCCGGGAACCGGAGCAGAGCCGGCTTCTGGATGCGGTAATCACTTCCACCCTGCACAGTTTCCATGTGGAAATGGTCAATATTTACGGAACCGACAACATCATCGGTTACAGTTTTGACAAAGAACAGGTCGGCAGAGAAGATGCCGGAGGGGTGATGTATGAACAGGCCATGCAGAAAGAAACCACATCCAAATTGATTCAAAAAGGCAGTTTTCTGGAACTGTTGTTCTGGTTTCCCGAAGAAACCAAAATTGTGACCTTTGCCCCCCTGGTTCAGGAAATGCAGCTTTCCCGGCACGAGGAAAAAGAGGTGATCGGGGTCATTGAAATCGTTCGGGATATCTCCCATGACTATCAACAGGTTTTCAGATTGCAGGGCATGATTGTGGCGTCGTGTGCCGGAGTCATGGGCCTTTTATTCATTGTGTTGCGGTTTGTGGTCAAACAAGGGGAAAGAATCATTGAAGAACGGGCTGAAGAAAGGTTGCGGCTGGAAGAAAAACTTCGCAAGGCAGCGCATCTGTCCGCCATCGGAGAAATGACCGCCGGTGTTTCCCATGAAATCAGAAACCCTTTGGGGATTATCAAAAGCTCGGCCCAGCTCATGAAAAAGAAAATGGACAAGCTGGAAGTGCACTCCACGATTCCGGATATCATCATTGAAGAATCCCAGCGTCTCAATAATATTATCACCGATTTTCTGGATTTTGCCAGACCCAGGCAGGCGGATTTGCGCCCCTGTGATATCAATGACATTATAAATAAAAACCTGTCCTTTCTGGAGACTCAGATCCAGGATCAGGAAATCATCATTCACAAGGCATTCCACGACCATCTGCCCGGCATATCCGCTGATCCGGACATGCTGTACCAGGCGTTTTTAAACATTCTGCTCAATTGTTTTCAGTCCGTGGGAAAAAACGGTGCCATCACCATTGTGACCGATTATGATGCCCGGCGTGTATTTATTTCATTTGCAGACAACGGCCCGGGTATCGATGAAGACACGCTTGAAAAAATCTGGACCCCGTTTTTCACCACCAAAGATACAGGCACCGGTCTGGGCCTGGGTATTGTTAAAAATATCATCGAGGCCCACAACGGCACCATCCGCATATCCAACGGCAAACCCACCGGTGCCGTGGTTGACATTGCGCTGCCGATTTAGGAGAATCCCCCTATGGAAACCATACTGATTGTTGATGATGAAAAACATTATCGTCTCATTTTAAGTGAAGTGCTTGAAGAAGAAGGGTATCATTCTTTCACCGCCGCCAGCGGCATGGAGGCCCTGGATCTTTTGAAATCCCAGATCATTGATGTGGTTTTGACCGATGTCAAAATGCCGGGCATGACCGGTATCGATCTGCTGGAAAAAATCAAGGAGATCAATCCGGAGCTGCCGGTCATCATCATGACCGCTTTCGGCAGCGTTGAAAAGGCCGTGGAAGCCATGCAAAAAGGGGCGTATACATTCATTCTCAAACCGTTTGAAAATGAAGCCCTGATCGCCCACATCGCCAAATCCATTTCCATGTACCGGATTGTCCAGGAAAACGCCCTTCTCAGGGATGCGGTTCAGACCCGGTATCAGTTCGACAATATCATCGGCAAAAGCAAACCCATGCAGAAATTGTACGAAATCATCCGAAAAGTGGCGCCCACCAATGCCACGGTGCTGATTGAAGGGGAAAGCGGCACGGGCAAGGAAATGGTGGCCCGATCCATCCATTACAACAGTCTTCGCAAGGATCACCCCATGGTGGCGGTCAATTGTGCCGCCTTTGCGGAATCTTTGCTGGAAAGCGAGCTGTTCGGTCATGAAAAAGGGGCGTTCACCGGCGCTGCAGCATTGAAAAAAGGGCGGTTTGAGCTCGCGGACAAAGGCACTTTGTTTCTGGATGAAATCGGGGAACTGTCCATGCCCCTTCAGGTGAAACTGCTGCGGGTCCTCCAGGAAAGAACCATTGAACGGGTCGGGGGAACCACCCCGATTCCAGTGGATTTCCGGCTTATTGCCGCCACCAATAAAACCCTTGAAGACGAGGTGGCCAACAATCATTTCAGGGAAGATCTGTATTATCGATTGAATGTGGTCAAAGCGGTCATCCCCCCTTTGCGCGAACGCCCGGAGGACATCCCGCTGCTCATGAACCATTTTATTGAAAAATTCACCCGGGAATCCAGCACCGTCAACCGGGTGAAAGGCTTCAACAAAGAGGCGGCCCGGATTCTGTGCGATCATTTATGGAACGGCAATGTCAGGGAACTTGAAAATGTGATTGAACGATCCGTGATTCTTGCCTCCAAAGAAGTGATCACTCCGGCAGATCTGCCGCCCCGGATGCGTGAAACACCGGAGAATACCCTGGATCTGGAGGGTATCCCCGAAGGCGTGGGCCTTGTGGAAACCCTTGCCGCTGTTGAAAAACGCATGATTATACGGGCCATGACCCTGTCGGGAAATGTTCAGACCAAAGCGGCCCGGATTCTGGGCATTGGAAAAAGCGGGCTGAACCAGAAATTAAAAAAATACAACCTGGACAAGGAACTCAATATCGACGGAAACTGAAAACCGGCACTGACATTGCCAGTACCGGTTTTCAGTTATTTTTTGTTTCAGCCGCTCTATTGCACCGCAACAGTTTCCGTCATGCTTTGGGCCAAATCCGCATAAATGGAATTTTCATGTTCCCGGGCAATCAAATCATACATTTTCCGGCTGTTTGAATCCTCCTGGCGGGCTTCATAAATTTTTGCCAGTATAAAGCGGGCCTCATCTTTAAGCAGATCTGATTCACCGGTTTCAATCTGCATAAAATAACGTACCGCTTCCTCCGGATTATTTTTCGCCAGCTGAACATGGCCCAGGGATGACAGCAGAAAATTACCTATCCCCGCCTGGCCGCCATACACATCATATGCTTTTTCAAACCATTTTTCAGCTTCATCATACTGTCCGGCTTCCATGCAGATACCGGCAAACCGGACAAGGGCCATCCGGCCGGCATCCGTGTTGCCATAATCAGTAAGCACGGTCTGAAAATCATCCTTGACCGCCTGATATGCTGCGTCGGGATCTTCTGCCAGGTTTCTGTACACGGTCATTGCTCTGGCCACCCGGTCGGAAGCACTGTTTTCAGACCGTTTAAAACTGGTGAGAACCCCGGCAAAAACAATGGCCACCACCACCACGGCACCTGCAATATACAACAATTGTTTTTTGTAGTAGCTTGCAAAATCCAGTGCTTTCAATATATTTCTCTGCAATGGATCCAGCTGCCTCAACTCTTTTTTCCGCTCATTGGATACGCGCTGTGCTGCCATAAATTTTCACCTGTATTTAAAAAATAATAAGTAACAATGCCATTACCAGACAAGGGTATGGTAAATCCATCCTTTTTCACCATCTGCATGCTCGATATGTATCCAGTCTCCCTGGCGTTTGATCACTTTGAACGGCACCCCTCTTTCCACCGTGAACAGAACACGGCTGTCCGTCGTGGGTTCTGCGCGGACATTGCAGTTGGTTCTGTTGGTGATCACCCCTTCCACGCTTGTCAGAAGCGATGCATGAATCCAGGCCATGTCCCCTTCAAAATCCTTGATCTTGACCCAGGTATCTTTCTTTTCCACCACCATGAACGGGTGATATTTTTCCACCTGCCAGAGAACCTCATGGCCGGTCCCCGGGCCGGAACGCATATTGGCGATGCTGGCTTTAACCGTGAGTCGTTCGGCAGCGGCCGCATTTTCCGGTCCCGGGCAAATCCATGCCATGACCATGATCATCCCTGCACACACCCATGGTAAGATGCATGATTTTTTTTTCATATCGTTCCCTCCCTTTTATATCATCCACGCAACATCATGCCTGTCTGATATACCAGAAAAGACAGGGTCCATGCAACCAGGGTGGTATAAATTACGTTAAAACAGGCCCATTTTAAAGAGGTTTCCCGGTAAATTACAACCACCGTGGCAAAACAGGGCACATACAACAGGACAAACACCATCATGGACAATGCGGATAGTGCTGTCATGCCTGATTGCTTCAACGCCGTGGTCAATGCCTGACCCTCCTGGGCTTCTCCCACCCCGTAAAGAACCCCCATGGTGCTCACCACCACCTCTTTGGCCACAAACCCGGTCACAATCGCGACACCGGCCTGCCATCCGATGCCAATGGGCGCAAACACCGGTTCCAGAAAATGACCCAATTGGCCGATATAGGATTTGGATACCCGTTCCTGTTCTTTTTTTGTATGAATTCTTTTAAGTTCCGATGCCAGGGTTTGATTCAGAATTATTTGCTGATCCGCATCCGCCTGCTTTATCTGCCGGGTGAACCGGTCCTGCACCCGAGCCTGAACCGCATCATAATCCTGTGAATAAGTGATGTTTTTAGGAAAGCTGGATAAGGCCCAGATGATGATGGAACCCACCAGAATCACCCCGCCCATTTTGCGCAGAAACATTTTGCTGCGATCCCACATGTGAATCAACAGGCTTTTGAGCATGGGCATCCGGTAAGGGGGCAGTTCCATGACAAACGGCGCATCCGCGCCCTTGAAAAACAGGGTGCGCAGGATGCGCCCGGACAAAATGGCAATGATGATTCCGGCTGCGTACAACGCAAAAATCACGGTCCCTGCCCGATGGGCAAAAAAACTGCCGGCCAGTACAATATATACGGGCAGCCGGGCGGAACAGGACATGAAAGGGGTCATCAGAATGGTAAGAATCCGGTCTTTCTGGTGTTCCAGGGTCCTTGCCGCCATGATGGCCGGCACATTGCAGCCGAACCCCATGAGCATGGGAATAAACGATTTTCCATGCAGTCCGGCCGTATGCATGACCCGGTCCATGAGAAACGCGGCCCGGGCCATATATCCGGTATCTTCAAACAGGGCGATGAAAAAAAACAGCAGCAGAATATTGGGAAGAAAAACAATGACCGACCCGATACCGGCCACCACACCGTCCAGGAGCATGGATTTAAACATCGATGCCGGCAAAAGATGGTCCAGCCAGAGGGTCAACCCCGTGACCCCGGATTCGATCCATGCCATGGGATAAGCGCCTAAGGTAAACGTGGATTGAAACATGACCCAGATAAAAAAGATAAACACGGGAATCCCTAAAAATCGGTCCGTCAACACCCGGTCGATGTTCCGGGACATGTCAATTCTTTTTTTAGCGGTATTGGTGACCGTCTCCCTGAGTATGCCGGCAATGACCCCATAGCGGTCTTCCGTGATCACCATTTCAAAATCATCCTGAAACAGATCAAAAATCCGCTTCCGGCAATCTTCCGCCACCTCGATCAGGTGCGGGCCCTGTTGGGGAAACCGTGTCAGAATCCGCTGTTTTTCAACGGCATCAGCTTCCAGCAGCTTGATGGCATGCCAGCGGACCAGAGAGTCCTTTGTCATGGCCTGGGTCTCATGAATCAGATCTTCCAGCTGACTGATACAGGATTCGGTATCATTGCCGTACCGGATCACGCGCGATTCCTTGCCATTTTCAAAGGCGGCACATTCTTCAATGGCCGCATCAATGAGACGGTCCATCCCCTTGTTTTTATTTCCCACGGTGAACACCACCGGCACATCCAGCAGAGCGGCCAGTTTTTTCTCATTGATCCGCATCCCCCGGGCTTCGGCCATATCAGCCATATTAAGGACAAACAGCACGGGCCGTCCCAGTTCCATGACCTGAAGGGCCAGAAACAGACTGCGTTCCAGGTTGGACGCATCAATGATATTGATCACAATATCCGGGTGTTCGTTAATGATAAAATCCCGGGTGGTGATCTCTTCCATGGAAAACGGGGTCAAACTGTAGGTCCCGGGCAGATCCACCACCCGCAGGGTATGCTGCCGGTACTTGAGCAGGCCTTCTTTTTTCTCAATGGTGACACCCGGCCAGTTGCCCACTTTTTGTCTGGCACCGGTCAGATTGTTGAAGATGGTGGTTTTCCCGCAATTGGGGTTTCCCGCCAGGGCAATGGTCAGTTCCTTTTTCATTTTTTGTCTTTCCGGGTTGTGACATTCTCAAGCAGAATATGGGCGGCTTCCTCCACCCGCAGGGAAATATGATATCCCTTGACCACCAGCTCGACAGGATCTTTTAACGGGGCATACTTTTCCACATACACCCGGGTTCCCCGGTTGATCCCCATCTCCAGAAGACGCCGCCGCAGCGTACTTTCTCCGGATACCCGGACAATGGTTCCCTCCTGCCCCGCTCTCATGTCACACAAAAGCACCCGGATGGATTCCGGATCAGGGGAATGATCGGCATGCCCGTTTTTTGATGCATCCGCCGACGTATCCACGGGTTCGACCCAGATTTTCTGGGCCATGCCGCTGCCGATAACCAGTCGGGTCTCTCCGGTGGCAATCACCACCTGACCACCGAACCCATTGGACACCACTTCAAGTTCATCCCCGATTTTCAAACCCATGGAAGAAATTCGAAGCTGCATCTGCCGGCCGGCTTCCAGCTGCTTCACTTTCAGTTTTTCGCCCTGTTTTGCTTTGTGCAACAGCACCAGTTTCTGTCGTTTGGCCATACAGGCACTGCAAAGGCCATAGATTTCCATGCGGTGCTGGAGCATATGAAACCCATATTCTTTGGCCACTTTCTGCTGCTGTTTTTCCAGGGCTTCATCTTTGAATTCCAGAATAGTGCCGCACTTGGTGCAGATCATGTGATCGTGGTGAATCCCCAGATGCCGGTGTTCGTACAAAGGTTCCCCGCCATCGAATTCTACCTTTGACGCAAAACCGAACCGGCACAGGTGTTCCATGGATGAAATCACAAATTCATCATTCAACCGGATGCCGTTTTTTTTCAGTTGCGTGACAATCTCTGCGTGACTCACATGGTGATCCAGCTGCAAAAACGCTTCAAGCACTTGAAACCGTTCATCAAAACGATCCAGTCCCTGTTCCCGAAACAGCCGCATGAACTGTTTTTTTTCCTGTTCGTGGGTATTGATCAT
Above is a window of Desulfotignum balticum DSM 7044 DNA encoding:
- a CDS encoding SH3 domain-containing protein, whose protein sequence is MKKKSCILPWVCAGMIMVMAWICPGPENAAAAERLTVKASIANMRSGPGTGHEVLWQVEKYHPFMVVEKKDTWVKIKDFEGDMAWIHASLLTSVEGVITNRTNCNVRAEPTTDSRVLFTVERGVPFKVIKRQGDWIHIEHADGEKGWIYHTLVW
- a CDS encoding PilN domain-containing protein; the encoded protein is MIRINLLPFRVARKRENIRQQVSIFLLSVILVIVGMTWYTLGIDRRMTQKQSEIQRLDAEISVYQKKADQVKDIKKRFKILEDKLKIIESLQFKRDEQLLLIEDLQSRMIPEKLWLESIHADESSVTLTGIAFDNPTIADFMKQLESSDLFQEIDLKQTVSKRFDGNMNLKAFELKCRKQPLAPDTQNKEGK
- the feoB gene encoding ferrous iron transport protein B, coding for MKKELTIALAGNPNCGKTTIFNNLTGARQKVGNWPGVTIEKKEGLLKYRQHTLRVVDLPGTYSLTPFSMEEITTRDFIINEHPDIVINIIDASNLERSLFLALQVMELGRPVLFVLNMADMAEARGMRINEKKLAALLDVPVVFTVGNKNKGMDRLIDAAIEECAAFENGKESRVIRYGNDTESCISQLEDLIHETQAMTKDSLVRWHAIKLLEADAVEKQRILTRFPQQGPHLIEVAEDCRKRIFDLFQDDFEMVITEDRYGVIAGILRETVTNTAKKRIDMSRNIDRVLTDRFLGIPVFIFFIWVMFQSTFTLGAYPMAWIESGVTGLTLWLDHLLPASMFKSMLLDGVVAGIGSVIVFLPNILLLFFFIALFEDTGYMARAAFLMDRVMHTAGLHGKSFIPMLMGFGCNVPAIMAARTLEHQKDRILTILMTPFMSCSARLPVYIVLAGSFFAHRAGTVIFALYAAGIIIAILSGRILRTLFFKGADAPFVMELPPYRMPMLKSLLIHMWDRSKMFLRKMGGVILVGSIIIWALSSFPKNITYSQDYDAVQARVQDRFTRQIKQADADQQIILNQTLASELKRIHTKKEQERVSKSYIGQLGHFLEPVFAPIGIGWQAGVAIVTGFVAKEVVVSTMGVLYGVGEAQEGQALTTALKQSGMTALSALSMMVFVLLYVPCFATVVVIYRETSLKWACFNVIYTTLVAWTLSFLVYQTGMMLRG
- a CDS encoding sigma-54-dependent transcriptional regulator — translated: METILIVDDEKHYRLILSEVLEEEGYHSFTAASGMEALDLLKSQIIDVVLTDVKMPGMTGIDLLEKIKEINPELPVIIMTAFGSVEKAVEAMQKGAYTFILKPFENEALIAHIAKSISMYRIVQENALLRDAVQTRYQFDNIIGKSKPMQKLYEIIRKVAPTNATVLIEGESGTGKEMVARSIHYNSLRKDHPMVAVNCAAFAESLLESELFGHEKGAFTGAAALKKGRFELADKGTLFLDEIGELSMPLQVKLLRVLQERTIERVGGTTPIPVDFRLIAATNKTLEDEVANNHFREDLYYRLNVVKAVIPPLRERPEDIPLLMNHFIEKFTRESSTVNRVKGFNKEAARILCDHLWNGNVRELENVIERSVILASKEVITPADLPPRMRETPENTLDLEGIPEGVGLVETLAAVEKRMIIRAMTLSGNVQTKAARILGIGKSGLNQKLKKYNLDKELNIDGN
- the pilM gene encoding type IV pilus assembly protein PilM, with amino-acid sequence MGFNRKDHLVGLDIGSATIKAAEIQMTKKGNILKKFGMIPVVPGAIEDGRIMDMPEVADTIRTLFKSLKIREKKVAISTGGQSVIIKTINTTKVPEKDLQQTIVAEAEQYIPYDIEDVNTDYQIMGESEFSSEQINVMLVAVKKDLVAEYMALTDMAGLTASIIDVDTFALQNIYETLPGLDPEDLTLLLDVGASKTSLNILKNNISMIMQDNGSGTFQIIREIAERFETDFLSAEQILQAPVSEAPDPEIVAAIFQEAADVWCSEISDVVHAFLSNAQEDRITNIVISGGGSYIQPFLERLETQLDARVSIIEPFAGLELDEKKFSAAYISQVGPLAPIALGLALRRVDDK
- a CDS encoding tetratricopeptide repeat protein, encoding MAAQRVSNERKKELRQLDPLQRNILKALDFASYYKKQLLYIAGAVVVVAIVFAGVLTSFKRSENSASDRVARAMTVYRNLAEDPDAAYQAVKDDFQTVLTDYGNTDAGRMALVRFAGICMEAGQYDEAEKWFEKAYDVYGGQAGIGNFLLSSLGHVQLAKNNPEEAVRYFMQIETGESDLLKDEARFILAKIYEARQEDSNSRKMYDLIAREHENSIYADLAQSMTETVAVQ
- a CDS encoding FeoA domain-containing protein codes for the protein MMINTHEQEKKQFMRLFREQGLDRFDERFQVLEAFLQLDHHVSHAEIVTQLKKNGIRLNDEFVISSMEHLCRFGFASKVEFDGGEPLYEHRHLGIHHDHMICTKCGTILEFKDEALEKQQQKVAKEYGFHMLQHRMEIYGLCSACMAKRQKLVLLHKAKQGEKLKVKQLEAGRQMQLRISSMGLKIGDELEVVSNGFGGQVVIATGETRLVIGSGMAQKIWVEPVDTSADASKNGHADHSPDPESIRVLLCDMRAGQEGTIVRVSGESTLRRRLLEMGINRGTRVYVEKYAPLKDPVELVVKGYHISLRVEEAAHILLENVTTRKDKK
- a CDS encoding two-component system sensor histidine kinase NtrB, which encodes MKNLFSSPPFLQKERPFVLVKAFTIASLIVMLAATIFIAALNAHWVRNLLLEKSKEYNSLLVENLNHQIFLRFAAPVAFKYGEIKLREPEQSRLLDAVITSTLHSFHVEMVNIYGTDNIIGYSFDKEQVGREDAGGVMYEQAMQKETTSKLIQKGSFLELLFWFPEETKIVTFAPLVQEMQLSRHEEKEVIGVIEIVRDISHDYQQVFRLQGMIVASCAGVMGLLFIVLRFVVKQGERIIEERAEERLRLEEKLRKAAHLSAIGEMTAGVSHEIRNPLGIIKSSAQLMKKKMDKLEVHSTIPDIIIEESQRLNNIITDFLDFARPRQADLRPCDINDIINKNLSFLETQIQDQEIIIHKAFHDHLPGISADPDMLYQAFLNILLNCFQSVGKNGAITIVTDYDARRVFISFADNGPGIDEDTLEKIWTPFFTTKDTGTGLGLGIVKNIIEAHNGTIRISNGKPTGAVVDIALPI